The following nucleotide sequence is from Methanomassiliicoccales archaeon.
CTTGTTCTCGACATAGCGGCTCGCCCCTACCGTTACCAGACCGAGCAAGGCAATCATCACCATGCCCGCGTACATGTAGTCGAACCTACCGATGTCCTTCATGAAATTGATGTAAAATCCTATGCCCCCGCCGACGGCCCCGATCATTTCCGCGGCCACGATGCACATCCATCCGATCCCGAGGCCGATGGTGATGCCAGCCATGATGAACGGGATGGTATAGGGAAGAATTACCTTGGTGAACAGCTGGAGACGATTGGCCCCCATGGTCTTCGCGGCGTCGATCAAGGGCTTGTCCACCGACTTCACTCCGAAAACGATGTTCGAGAGAAGGGGGAACAGCACGCCCAGGAAGATGACCACGACCGGTCCCCAGAACAGGCCGAAGATCAGGAGGAATACTGGCACCCAGGCTATCGGTGGGATGGGCCGAAAGACCTCCACGATGGGATTGATGAACAACTGGGCCAGTTTGAAATAGCCCATGACCAGGCCCAATGGCAATGCCAGAAGGAATGCCATCACGAACCCTATGCCGAACCTTCCCAGGGAAGCGAAGGTGTTGTCCCACATGGTCGTGCCCAGGGATATGTCCTCGTGCGTGAAGGAATTGAAGAAGGCCACCGCCACCTTGTCGGGAGGTGGGATGTAGGCCAGGTTGGAGTAGATGGAAATAGCGAACCAGGCCGCAATGAAGGCGATCAAAGAGGCGATGGTGATGAGGACGGTCTTCGAATCAGCTATCAGCCTATCCCTGGATATTAATCCCAGTACCTTGCCGCTAGCTCTCACCATCTCTCACCGAATGAAAGTAAAGGATAAAAAAGGGTTTGTCGGCGTTTAGGTCCCCATCAGCTTCACCTGGTAACCGTTCTGGGTTGCATAGTACAGCAGTAATAGGTGCTGTATCGAGGTCGGACCTGGAGTCGCGACCAGCTTGCCGTTGAGGTCTGCCAAGGTTGTGAGCGGAGCCCTTGCCACCATGGCTGAGCCCTCCATGTTGACCAGCGAAACGATCTCAATCTGGGTACCGACGTTTATGCGTTTCAGGATGGTCGGCGGTGACCCAAGATAGCCCATGTCAATCTGGTTGGCTGCCACCGCATCCATGACCGCGCCTCCCGCCGCAAATGGGGCCGCGCTTCCGGACACGTCAATGCCGTACCTCTCGAACAAGGTCTCGCCACCCCACAGAGAGGCGTTCATGGCGATAACCCTGGCAAATTGGTGCAGGTCGCCATTCAGGTAGCCAAGCCTCACTGATCCTAGTGTGGATGAGCTTGGGGTTACCTCTAAGGCCTTCGTCAAGTACGAGGTGTTCACGATCCCGTTGACGAAGTTGGTGACATTGGAGTAGCCACCCAATCCCGTTATTTGGCCTAGGTCGGCGAATTCCACGGTGAAATTCTTGAGGCCTTCCTTGGTAGAATCGGTCATCTGGGTTCCATACTTCATGTGACCAAGCGCCTGCTGGACCACCGTCGTGTTGACATTCGCGAACTGGGCCCCAGTCGCCAGCATGGCCGTATAGTTCGTTCCAGAGCCTTCTTGGATGGTCTTCAGGATCCAAGCCGTGGCATCCATATGCGCCCTGACGACCCTAGCGACCAGATCCTGATTCGCTGGATTGTTGTCGACAAAGCTCTTCTTCACGATCAGAACGCAGCACGGATGGTTGGGCCATACTTGGCCGGACCAGATCACCGAATTCGCAGTGCCATCTGAGATAGCAGCCGAACAATAGGGTTCCCAACCGACCGCTCCATCGATCGTCCCTGCCTGCAAGGCTGCTTTCTGGTTGATCGGCGCGACGGTGGTCCAATAGATGACCTTTCTTCCCTCTTCCTCCGGCTGAGACAAGAGGACTGCGCCGATTCCAGCGACGACGATGATGGCGACGACTGCGATTACAGCGACAATCTTGGTGTTCTTTTCCATCTGTACACCTTGCCCTTTGTACGATGGCATGATATAAATGCCTTTTCCCTCACTAGGAGAAATGTGTCCCAATTGTACACATTACCGTTCGAAGTGCCCGCCTCAGGTAAGCGTTCCCAAACGGTGTTTGGTCCAAAGGCCTGAGTCTCCGTCAAGTCGAGATCCCGTTGGGCCCCGATCCAACCCAAGAGCTCTCCCGTCGGTCGGGCATTGGTTCCAACGTTCCCAATCCGGTGCTCGGGAGAAAGCAGCCTACGTGAGTGCGTCGCCGTGCATCAGACTGGAGACCAAATAATCTGTGTCAATTGGCATTGAAGTCAATCCCACTTCGGGATCTGCTCACTGGGCGAAGGAAACCGAATTAATGTTTTGAGGCTAAGTCATGAAGCAGAAAAGGTACCCTGCAACGAACATGCTTCCGACGAGGCCTGACGATCTAGCATGCTCCTGCT
It contains:
- a CDS encoding ABC transporter permease, with the protein product MVRASGKVLGLISRDRLIADSKTVLITIASLIAFIAAWFAISIYSNLAYIPPPDKVAVAFFNSFTHEDISLGTTMWDNTFASLGRFGIGFVMAFLLALPLGLVMGYFKLAQLFINPIVEVFRPIPPIAWVPVFLLIFGLFWGPVVVIFLGVLFPLLSNIVFGVKSVDKPLIDAAKTMGANRLQLFTKVILPYTIPFIMAGITIGLGIGWMCIVAAEMIGAVGGGIGFYINFMKDIGRFDYMYAGMVMIALLGLVTVGASRYVENKLNRRMGVK
- a CDS encoding ABC transporter substrate-binding protein — protein: MEKNTKIVAVIAVVAIIVVAGIGAVLLSQPEEEGRKVIYWTTVAPINQKAALQAGTIDGAVGWEPYCSAAISDGTANSVIWSGQVWPNHPCCVLIVKKSFVDNNPANQDLVARVVRAHMDATAWILKTIQEGSGTNYTAMLATGAQFANVNTTVVQQALGHMKYGTQMTDSTKEGLKNFTVEFADLGQITGLGGYSNVTNFVNGIVNTSYLTKALEVTPSSSTLGSVRLGYLNGDLHQFARVIAMNASLWGGETLFERYGIDVSGSAAPFAAGGAVMDAVAANQIDMGYLGSPPTILKRINVGTQIEIVSLVNMEGSAMVARAPLTTLADLNGKLVATPGPTSIQHLLLLYYATQNGYQVKLMGT